In a genomic window of Telopea speciosissima isolate NSW1024214 ecotype Mountain lineage chromosome 5, Tspe_v1, whole genome shotgun sequence:
- the LOC122663340 gene encoding putative disease resistance protein At3g14460, translating into MSGFEIAGLVLTGAGILLSPVIKALFDRFLSNWDGQNPSNYEISMSVRALSSSIDKAEIKLDQLKYEEVKDDLWLRLLKTAISDVEDMLDEIGIDGLKHRLKAGDKVSKSFPSADVITNVRKNIDAIIRNTFDNGRKPASSPASVLDTTNHENGGWDSVKDSWPIYENLSMPLKKCLKLLSMFPQSDVFDQRDNIVHLWMALDFIQIHEGLTLQDAGRRYYAEKLQSFSSNGIIHHQLADDTIHELAKFASRGECQQLEDRYQARTCLPASLHHLLSIHCTNFWDTFDDLAVAFTGKKKKDTAAAGARCEKLRTIMHIKTKSNPAPASASAPQSMAAAGHAQASSTRSEPPERQSSHFARRRFKRLPSKIRSSIPGFTSSSNELGLFKRLRVLDISCGCCIIQIPESIGGLKHLRCLNLSNAEKIVELPKTICKLLSLLILKLDGCLKLEELPPLNGLVSLLHLILDKKKRLVSMPEGIEQLTNLETFTGAFVVGKKHGKNIGVLKNMNNLRGSLCISNLENVSTLEEAKKAALDDKPGLSQLKFEWKEPPKKDKFKDVLEGLKPHGNLKKLKISGYGGEIFPNWVSSVSFIKLEKVSLIKCKCLPPLRHLPNLNSLSISGSDQIELKDGFFFEIGSDPDCSGDGYSSLKILKFKNCTNLEKFDELQKFNCSLVIKRCPALTDWMDQQQAWTKGFDASCMYQRI; encoded by the coding sequence ATGTCTGGATTTGAAATTGCTGGGCTCGTCCTTACTGGCGCTGGAATTTTGTTATCTCCCGTCATAAAGGCTTTATTTGATAGGTTCCTGAGTAACTGGGATGGACAGAACCCATCTAATTATGAGATTTCAATGAGTGTGCGGGCGCTCTCCTCGTCAATTGACAAAGCTGAGATTAAGCTTGATCAATTGAAATATGAAGAAGTGAAAGATGATTTGTGGCTGAGACTTCTTAAAACTGCAATCTCTGATGTAGAAGACATGTTGGACGAAATTGGAATTGATGGCCTCAAGCATCGACTAAAAGCAGGCGATAAGGTATCCAAGTCTTTCCCCTCAGCTGATGTTATAACTAATGTTCGAAAGAACATAGATGCCATAATCAGGAATACGTTCGATAACGGACGAAAGCCAGCATCGTCCCCAGCATCAGTATTAGATACCACTAATCATGAGAATGGTGGGTGGGATTCGGTAAAAGACTCGTGGCCAATCTATGAAAACCTCTCAATGCCTTTGAAAAAATGCTTGAAGCTTTTGTCGATGTTCCCCCAGAGTGATGTATTTGATCAGAGGGATAACATAGTCCACCTATGGATGGCTCTAGATTTTATTCAGATACACGAGGGTTTAACATTGCAAGATGCAGGGAGAAGGTATTATGCTGAGAAGCTCCAATCTTTTTCTTCAAATGGTATTATACATCATCAATTAGCAGATGATACGATCCATGAGCTTGCAAAATTTGCTTCTCGTGGAGAATGTCAACAACTAGAGGATCGTTACCAAGCAAGAACCTGCTTACCGGCTTCTCTCCACCATTTATTATCAATACATTGTACAAATTTTTGGGATACATTTGATGATCTTGCTGTCGCTTtcactggaaaaaaaaaaaaagatactgCTGCTGCTGGTGCTAGATGTGAAAAATTGCGAACGATTATGCATATCAAAACTAAAAGCAATCCTGCTCCTGCTTCTGCTTCTGCGCCGCAGTCAATGGCAGCAGCAGGGCACGCACAGGCATCATCTACCAGGAGTGAACCACCTGAAAGGCAAAGTAGTCATTTTGCACGCCGCCGTTTCAAAAGATTGCCGTCGAAGATACGCTCCTCCATTCCGGGATTTACATCCTCCTCCAATGAACTTGGACTTTTCAAACGCTTACGCGTGTTGGATATAAGCTGTGGTTGTTGCATCATTCAAATTCCAGAATCTATTGGTGGATTGAAGCACCTCCGATGCCTTAATCTCTCCAACGCTGAAAAAATTGTGGAGTTGCCCAAGACAATTTGTAAACTTCTTAGTTTACTGATATTGAAACTCGATGGTTGTTTAAAGCTTGAGGAGTTACCCCCTTTGAACGGTCTTGTAAGCTTGCTGCATCTTATTCTAGACAAAAAGAAACGTTTAGTTTCCATGCCAGAAGGAATTGAGCAATTAACCAACCTTGAGACATTTACTGGGGCATTTGTCGTGGGGAAAAAACATGGAAAAAATATTGGTGTGTTGAAGAATATGAATAATCTTAGAGGATCACTTTGCATTTCAAATCTTGAAAATGTCTCGACGTTGGAAGAGGCCAAGAAAGCTGCACTAGATGATAAACCGGGTCTTAGTCAATTGAAGTTCGAGTGGAAGGAACCCCCTAAAAAGGACAAATTTAAGGATGTTCTTGAAGGCCTCAAACCACATGGTAATctgaaaaagttgaaaatttcaggCTATGGCGGTGAGATTTTCCCAAACTGGGTGTCCAGTGTCTCCTTCATAAAACTTGAGAAAGTTTCTTTGATCAAATGCAAGTGCCTTCCACCCCTTCGGCATCTTCCAAATCTCAACTCACTTAGTATTAGTGGCAGCGATCAAATAGAGTTGAAAGATGGCTTCTTTTTTGAAATTGGAAGTGATCCAGATTGCAGCGGAGATGGGTATTCATCACTCAAGATACTTAAGTTCAAGAATTGTACAAACCTAGAAAAATTTGATGAGCTTCAAAAGTTCAACTGTTCTCTAGTAATTAAACGCTGTCCAGCTCTAACTGACTGGATGGATCAACAGCAAGCATGGACGAAAGGATTCGATGCAAGCTGCATGTACCAACGCATTTGA
- the LOC122663341 gene encoding disease resistance protein RPV1-like, translating to MEADTEIPSSSSSGWKYDVFLSYEREETENINFASKLCAFLEKTNLKTLKDDEPMKAGEHISPMLMQRIKESRCAIIIFSRNYASSIGCLEELTLTMECRKKLGQKVFPVFLMGVKPSEVRHQKGSFEEPFRFYQEHFEPEVVEGWRSALRAAGEISGWNMNDLPHGDEEKLIAKMVKEVSNLLLDDGLVAERWEQFWQGVISSLLICRDLMPAVISDGP from the exons ATGGAAGCTGACACCGAAATcccgtcttcttcttcatctggaTGGAAATACGATGTATTTTTGAGTtatgaaagagaagaaacagagaacaTTAATTTCGCAAGTAAGCTCTGCGCTTTCCTGGAGAAGACCAACCTCAAAACATTGAAGGACGATGAGCCCATGAAAGCAGGAGAGCATATCTCTCCGATGCTCAtgcaaagaatcaaagaatcaaGATGCGCAATTATCATATTCTCTAGGAACTATGCTTCTTCAATAGGATGCCTAGAAGAGCTTACCTTGACAATGGAATGCAGAAAAAAGCTTGGCCAAAAGGTATTTCCTGTTTTCCTAATGGGTGTCAAACCATCGGAAGTACGGCATCAGAAGGGAAGCTTTGAAGAGCCTTTTCGCTTCTACCAAGAGCACTTTGAGCCAGAAGTGGTGGAAGGGTGGAGATCAGCACTGAGAGCAGCAGGTGAAATCAGTGGATGGAACATGAATGACTTACCTCACGG CGATGAAGAAAAGTTGATTGCGAAGATGGTGAAAGAAGTCTCGAATTTGCTACTGGACGACGGTCTCGTTGCTGAGAGATGGGAGCAATTCTGGCAAG GGGTGATTTCAAGCTTACTCATCTGCCGAGATCTTATGCCGGCGGTGATTTCTGATGGACCCTGA